In the Campylobacter sp. RM6914 genome, one interval contains:
- the purU gene encoding formyltetrahydrofolate deformylase, with product MQKYILKIKCSDEKGLIYRVSDVIFKHRLNIETNNEFVDKENNRFFMRAELSGELNIGEFCGVLEAVLPSDAEISCLAKAKKDIIVLATKETHCLGDLLIKFDSGELNANIVAVVANHEILRSLVERFNIPFHVVSAEGMSREDHEDAVLEVMSQYKFDYAILAKYMRILTPKFVNAYPQKIINIHHSFLPAFIGANPYKQAYERGVKIIGATAHFVNDNLDEGPIITQDVIHVNHEMSWQDMQRAGRTCEKSVLSKALDLAFDDRLFINENKVIVF from the coding sequence ATGCAAAAATACATTTTGAAAATAAAATGTAGTGACGAAAAAGGGCTGATATATAGAGTTTCTGATGTTATATTTAAACATCGTCTAAATATCGAAACAAACAATGAATTTGTTGATAAGGAAAATAATCGCTTCTTCATGCGTGCCGAGCTTAGCGGAGAACTAAACATAGGTGAGTTTTGCGGTGTGCTTGAAGCTGTTTTACCAAGCGATGCAGAGATAAGCTGCCTTGCAAAAGCAAAAAAAGATATCATTGTTTTAGCGACAAAAGAGACACATTGCTTGGGTGATTTGCTTATTAAATTTGATAGCGGAGAGCTAAATGCAAACATTGTTGCCGTTGTCGCTAATCATGAAATTTTAAGAAGTTTGGTTGAGAGGTTTAACATACCTTTTCATGTTGTATCGGCTGAAGGCATGAGTAGAGAAGACCACGAAGATGCGGTGCTTGAAGTCATGTCACAGTATAAATTTGACTACGCGATCTTGGCTAAATACATGCGTATCCTAACGCCAAAATTTGTCAATGCTTACCCGCAAAAAATCATAAACATACATCACTCGTTTTTACCTGCTTTTATCGGAGCAAATCCTTACAAGCAAGCATATGAGAGAGGTGTTAAGATCATCGGAGCAACGGCGCATTTTGTAAACGACAACCTAGATGAAGGTCCTATCATCACTCAAGATGTGATACATGTAAATCATGAAATGAGCTGGCAAGATATGCAACGCGCGGGACGCACATGCGAAAAAAGCGTTTTATCAAAAGCACTTGACCTTGCGTTTGATGATAGACTTTTTATAAATGAAAACAAAGTGATAGTTTTTTAA
- a CDS encoding tRNA (cytidine(34)-2'-O)-methyltransferase, giving the protein MFNIVLVSPQIPQNTGAIGRMCVNANLKLHIVKPTVFSLDEKAVRRAGLDYWKVLDPVIWESLDEFLEQNLKFKDRFFFATTKTNKLYFDAKFKSGDFIFFGGESTGLPGELMKINEDNKITIPMGKQGRSLNQAMSVAIVAYEAIRQNIAEFDFRVPI; this is encoded by the coding sequence ATGTTTAACATAGTTTTAGTTTCCCCGCAAATTCCGCAAAATACCGGAGCTATAGGGCGAATGTGTGTAAATGCAAATTTAAAGCTTCACATCGTAAAACCAACCGTTTTTAGTCTTGATGAAAAGGCGGTAAGGCGTGCAGGGCTTGATTATTGGAAGGTATTAGATCCTGTTATATGGGAAAGCTTAGATGAGTTTTTAGAGCAAAATTTAAAATTTAAAGATAGATTTTTCTTTGCTACGACTAAGACAAATAAGCTTTATTTTGACGCCAAATTTAAAAGTGGGGATTTTATATTTTTCGGCGGAGAAAGCACGGGGCTGCCTGGTGAACTAATGAAAATAAACGAAGATAACAAAATAACAATCCCAATGGGAAAGCAAGGCAGAAGCCTAAATCAAGCAATGAGCGTGGCGATCGTGGCTTATGAGGCTATAAGACAAAATATAGCTGAATTTGACTTTAGGGTGCCGATTTGA